The genomic stretch TTGGGATTCCATCGATGCCAATTGCGATTTCAACGATTCAACGAAGGGATGCGTGGCGAAGGGTGTGCCTTGGACCTCCTCGAAAAAAGGGATCATTTGTGAAATTCCCATTGCGAATCGGGGCAATTTCGCAATCGGTGGAATACAATGCAGCTGTGCCAACGCTTCACCGAGGTGTGTCAGCGTATCCGGTGAGGAGCGTGGTTGTTCCCCTTGCAGGAAAGGGTAGAGCATTACGCTGCCGAATGTTTCGTGGGTGAGGTATTTCCGGTCTTTCGTTGGGATAGGGTATACCGTCGGATAAGCATACTGGTGGAGATGTTGCAACAGTTCGATTTGCATGTTAAGTTCTGCTGGATCTTTTTCATCGCAGATTTTGAGCAGAAACACCCCCGCTGTGGTTGTTAGTTTAAAGTTACTGTTCCCGAATCCACCGGGGATCTCTTCAAGTTTCAGCGGTGTGCCAATCGAATATTGTGAGACAATACGCGCGAGTTCTGTAGGTGAAAGGGTTGTGTAGCGTGCCATATCTTCCGGTTGTGGTCTTGCTAATTCGATTCAGTGTTTTTCTCTAATTCTCGAAATTCTGGAGAGTTACGAATGTTGTCAAAGGCAGGTTCCGTTTTCGCTGCGGAAAGTGCTGCCTCGTCCACGCGAATTGCCTCACGCAACGAAGCGATTGAGAGCCCTTTTTCTGCCTTGTGTGAATAGGCAACCGCGAGGTTGTAGTGTGCCTTCGCGAAGTCAACATCTAACTGCGTGGCGCGTTCCCAGGCTTGAATCGCTTTGTCGAGTTCGCCCAAATTTCCATAGACAACGCCTAATGTGAAAAACGGCATGACCCACCCAGGTTCATTCTCGATTGCCAAGCTGAGTTCCATGATGGCTTGTCCAAAGTTGCCATCGTTGGCATACGCCATGCCCCAATTATAGTGTGCGACGGCAACGGGGTTCGGTTTGGGGACGTCCGTGCTTTGTGAATAAGGGATCGCTTTCGGACCGCATGCAATGAAACAAAGCATCAAACCTACAATTAACATTAACCCACCAAAGCGTAATTTGTTCAATCCGTATAGAAAAGTCATAATTTTCCCTCCATCACTTCGTTAAATATTAGCAAAAGATGGGATTGGAATCAAGGTGTCTCCGATTTTTCTACGTAAATGGCGTAGACTTTCGGGTCTTCTGGGCGGATTCCGGCGTAATTCAGCCTGATTCGGATTGTTCCATTTCTCCCATCAATCCGTTTCCCTTTTTTCCATGCCACCGTCTTCTGATCTGTACTGACCTGTTCGGGATTGTTTTTGATAATCATGTTGTAGTTGTCGGTTATCAGTCTTCAGTTGTCAGTTAAAGAGGTTTCTGGTGTACATCAGGCGTTTCTTTTAAAATTGCGGCGTAGATGAGCGGTTTAAGGGTCTGGCTCAATTCGGAAAATGGGATATGTTGTGCGAGGGTGATTGCCACCAATTCATCTCGCGGTGAAATCCAGAATTCGGTGCTTGTCCCGCCAATCCAGCCGTATTCATCCACTTGGGAAGCGGGTATCCAGTCCGTCTGCTGGACGCGAACTGAGACACCGAGTCCGAAACCGAGTCCGGCGTAACGTTCATCCGGTTTTTTATCCAACGGTATCAAATGCGCTGGTAAATGATTGCGCGTCATCAATTCGACGGATTCAGACTTCAGGAGTTGTTTTCCCTCAAGTGTGCCTCTGCCTGAGAGCATCAGACACAATCGGGTGAAATCAGCAGCGGTAGAGACCAAGCCACCACCGGCAGATAGGAATTTCGGTTTCTGCATGAAACTATTTTTGGATACATGACCTGTTCCGCCCTCCGGAGCATCGATCGTTTGCAGACCTCCGCCCGGTTTTGGACCGTACATATTCGCGAACCGATCTATCTTCTCCTTTGGCACGTAAAATCCGGTATCGGGCATACCTAACGGTTGGAAGATCCGATCGGCTAAAAACACATCAAAGGGCTGACCGGAAACTACCTCAATCAATCTACCCAAGACATCTGCGGCGATGCTATAGTGCCATTTCGTTCCGGGTGGGTACAACAACGGAATCCTGCCGAGCCTCTCAACCATCTCCTGTAGGTCGCACGCATGCAGACGGTGCAGACCTGCCTCGCGGTAACGTTTGTCGACTGCGGTTTGGCCTGCCATATATCGTGCGGCACCCGGCAATCCCGCGGTATGGCGCATCAGATCTCGAACAGTCATATCCCGATCGGCTTCAACCAACCTGAGTGATTCTCCATCTGCATCTACTGCTACTTTCAGCCCATCTAATTCGGGGAGGTAGGTCGAAGTCGGGGCATCCAGTTGTAGTTTTCCTTCCTCACAGAGCATCATCACTGCCACTGCAGCGATCGGTTTGGTCATTGAATAGATACGGAAGATCGTATCTTTTTGCATCGGCTTATTCGCTGCAATGTCCATCATACCGGATGCCTTAAAGTATACCACTTTACCACGCCGTGCCACAACTGTGACCGCACCCGCGAGTCGTTCTCCGTCAATAAACTTTTGCGAAGTCGTAGAGATACACGCAAGTCGTTTCGCTGAGAGCCCTACCTCGTGCGGTGCCGCGGTTAGATTGGAAGTTAGTTCTACGGTGTCCATAATGGCGTTCTATTTTTCAGGAGAGTTTCGAGTGCTAAGGATTCACGGGTTTCTCCTGTTAAGGATACCACATCAACGATAGAATGTCACATTTTTTGAGCAATATGTCTTCTTAGGCTATACAAGGGCTTTCAGGATTGGGAGTAAGGTGCGTATGGTTGGAACCTCTCGAAATATGAAGCCAAACTGTGAGAAATACGCAGAGGCCGCGAGTGCGTCAGCGATAAGCGGCTTTTTTTCCAGTTCCTTTGAGACCCCGAGGATAAGAGATACATCTCTCTGTTCGGCGAGCGTGTTGAGTCGCGCGATGAGATGTCCTTGGTGCCACGGATGAAATAACTCAATGGCGGTCTCTACACCACTTTTATGAACGAGTTGATAGTCTGGGAAGCAGTAGAGATCGCCCGGTAAAGGGAGGAACTGACTGCCGGGACGGATCTGCCAGTCATCGGTTTTGTTACCGAGCATTGTCTGAAAGAGTTGAATATCTTCAGGGATGTAGGCGAGGAACTGTTGCGAAATCGGCTTAATCCCGCACGATTCATCGAGAGATAATCGCCAGCCAGTATTTCGGAACTGGATCTCCGCGGTGAGTTCCCATTTCGGTTGATGCAGCACGGCGACGAAGAAATTCGCCAAATTCATGCCGTATCGTTTTGTTTTGTAAAAGAGATTGAGCGGTCCGTCCACCGTAATCTGATAGCGTTCTTCTTCTTTCCGAATCGTGGAGAGGAGGTGATTGAATCTGAGATACTTGAACAGTTGACGGAGTTCGGCTGTCATGGCGTCGGCGAGTTTTAGCGTGAGACTATTGCTATGGAGAAGTAACCCTTGGACCTGTGCGGTGTTATAGCGGTGGAGCAAGTGTTCAGCAGAAAGCGTCTTGAATGTCAAGACTTGTTGATGACTCGGCAGATCTGCGTAAAGCTTGGCAGTTAGGTCCGCTCCGTCTGTCGGAGCAATTTCTGGTTGCGATTCCGTCAACACTTTGCCTTGGTAATCGGCGTAATTCTCGAACGTTTCTTGTGAAAGTAGGCGGCTTGTCTCCGTGAAAAGTTTTTGTCGAAATGCGATCAATGCTTCGTTGGGCGTCGTATCAAACTCTGTCCGATCTAACAGGAGTTTTTCGAGTCCACGCTTGACAATAAGTGTTCCCGGTGTGCTATCAATAATGTGCTTGCTGCTTTCCAAAAGCGTCGCGCGTGGCTTGTCTGGCGACTCTTCAAAAACAGCGATTAATTGCTCGGCAATTACCAATAACTGATTATCTGCTGGATTCACAAACTGTGGTAAAATCTGCCCGTTCTGGGTTTTGTAACGGAGCAGATCTTTGGTAAGCATTTTTTAATTATACCTTGCGGTTCGGTGTCCTGTTAGAAGACTGGTAGGCGTGGTGTTGTCTGCGCCGCTTGTTGACATAGTGTTCGCCGGTCTGTTTGGAGATGAGTTCGTAGAGCACGGCTTGTTTGCCTTCTCGCTTGCGGAGGATGCGTCCTAACCGTTGGACGTGTTCTCGGACACTGCCACTCCCAGAGACAATAATGCCGACATTCGCTTCCGGAACATCTACGCCTTCGTTGAGGACTTTAGAAGTGACGAGTATAGAATAGGTGCCATCGCGAAACTTGTTCAAAAAATCATGCCGTTCCTTAAGTTTCGTCTGATGCGTTAGCACTGGTAGAAAGAAAC from Candidatus Poribacteria bacterium encodes the following:
- a CDS encoding homoserine kinase; its protein translation is MARYTTLSPTELARIVSQYSIGTPLKLEEIPGGFGNSNFKLTTTAGVFLLKICDEKDPAELNMQIELLQHLHQYAYPTVYPIPTKDRKYLTHETFGSVMLYPFLQGEQPRSSPDTLTHLGEALAQLHCIPPIAKLPRFAMGISQMIPFFEEVQGTPFATHPFVESLKSQLASMESQLNARLPMGLLHGDLFLDNTLFDGNQMVAILDFEEGCYDTLLIDVGMTLIGCCYTPENRLNLGAAQRFLDAYNAGRPLTESEWQSLDCFVEYAALSIAFWRFRQFNIRRPDAHRANTYQEMITRSTQFKLHKSLSVRHSSAREN
- a CDS encoding tetratricopeptide repeat protein; the protein is MTFLYGLNKLRFGGLMLIVGLMLCFIACGPKAIPYSQSTDVPKPNPVAVAHYNWGMAYANDGNFGQAIMELSLAIENEPGWVMPFFTLGVVYGNLGELDKAIQAWERATQLDVDFAKAHYNLAVAYSHKAEKGLSIASLREAIRVDEAALSAAKTEPAFDNIRNSPEFRELEKNTESN
- a CDS encoding beta-lactamase family protein, producing MDTVELTSNLTAAPHEVGLSAKRLACISTTSQKFIDGERLAGAVTVVARRGKVVYFKASGMMDIAANKPMQKDTIFRIYSMTKPIAAVAVMMLCEEGKLQLDAPTSTYLPELDGLKVAVDADGESLRLVEADRDMTVRDLMRHTAGLPGAARYMAGQTAVDKRYREAGLHRLHACDLQEMVERLGRIPLLYPPGTKWHYSIAADVLGRLIEVVSGQPFDVFLADRIFQPLGMPDTGFYVPKEKIDRFANMYGPKPGGGLQTIDAPEGGTGHVSKNSFMQKPKFLSAGGGLVSTAADFTRLCLMLSGRGTLEGKQLLKSESVELMTRNHLPAHLIPLDKKPDERYAGLGFGLGVSVRVQQTDWIPASQVDEYGWIGGTSTEFWISPRDELVAITLAQHIPFSELSQTLKPLIYAAILKETPDVHQKPL
- a CDS encoding DUF790 family protein translates to MLTKDLLRYKTQNGQILPQFVNPADNQLLVIAEQLIAVFEESPDKPRATLLESSKHIIDSTPGTLIVKRGLEKLLLDRTEFDTTPNEALIAFRQKLFTETSRLLSQETFENYADYQGKVLTESQPEIAPTDGADLTAKLYADLPSHQQVLTFKTLSAEHLLHRYNTAQVQGLLLHSNSLTLKLADAMTAELRQLFKYLRFNHLLSTIRKEEERYQITVDGPLNLFYKTKRYGMNLANFFVAVLHQPKWELTAEIQFRNTGWRLSLDESCGIKPISQQFLAYIPEDIQLFQTMLGNKTDDWQIRPGSQFLPLPGDLYCFPDYQLVHKSGVETAIELFHPWHQGHLIARLNTLAEQRDVSLILGVSKELEKKPLIADALAASAYFSQFGFIFREVPTIRTLLPILKALV